A single window of Zea mays cultivar B73 chromosome 10, Zm-B73-REFERENCE-NAM-5.0, whole genome shotgun sequence DNA harbors:
- the LOC100384299 gene encoding uncharacterized protein, whose amino-acid sequence MAGGGMVGGAFWATRALEVVKRNDSPGLLWKRIKLTTTRKNNAKKRLKRLWQNEAVIRACGASASDAASTADKQQ is encoded by the exons ATGGCAGGCGGGGGCATGGTGGGGGGCGCTTTCTGGGCGACGCGGGCGCTGGAGGTGGTCAAGCGGAACGATTCCCCGGGCCTATTGTGGAAGCGCATCAAGCTCACCACCACCCGCAAGAACAACGCCAAGAAGCGCCTCAAGCGGCTCTGGCAG AATGAGGCGGTTATAAGAGCTTGTGGTGCATCAGCGTCTGACGCGGCTTCCACAGCTGACAAACAACAGTAG